In Manduca sexta isolate Smith_Timp_Sample1 chromosome 23, JHU_Msex_v1.0, whole genome shotgun sequence, one DNA window encodes the following:
- the LOC115445357 gene encoding mitochondrial uncoupling protein Bmcp, whose amino-acid sequence MGDSDWRPFIYGGLASIVAEFGTFPIDTTKTRLQIQGQKIDPRHVQLRYTGMVDCFVKTSQQEGVKALYCGIWPAVLRQATYGTIKFGTYYSLKKALAKHRADGGSKEHLPTNTFCAAFAGGLSSAIANPTDVLKVRMQVGDEKRNLVRCFVEIQRLEGWRGLWRGVGPTSQRAAVIAAVELPAYDACKKRLTPALGDSPLNHLASSALASLGSAVASTPLDVVRTRLMNQRKVKDHIAKPNERIYKGTVDCFLQTVRNEGFLALYKGFVPTWLRMGPWNIIFFITYEQLKQMY is encoded by the exons ATGGGAGATAGTGACTGGAGACCGTTTATTTATGGCGGCCTAGCGTCGATAGTGGCGGAGTTCG gCACATTCCCAATAGACACAACGAAAACACGTCTGCAGATCCAAGGTCAGAAGATAGACCCTCGCCATGTGCAGCTCAGGTACACGGGGATGGTGGACTGCTTCGTCAAGACCTCGCAGCAGGAGGGCGTCAAGGCACTGTATTGTGG TATCTGGCCGGCAGTCCTGCGTCAGGCGACATACGGCACGATAAAGTTCGGCACGTACTACTCGCTGAAGAAGGCCCTCGCGAAGCATCGCGCTGATGGCGGGTCTAAGGAGCATCTCCCTACGAACACGTTCTGCGCGGCGTTCGCTGGCGGGCTGTCCAGCGCCATCGCCAACCCAACAGACGTGCTCAAAGTCAGGATGCAG GTGGGCGACGAGAAGCGCAACCTGGTGCGGTGCTTCGTGGAGATCCAGCGGCTGGAGGGCTGGCGCGGGCTGTGGCGCGGCGTGGGGCCCACGTCGCAGCGCGCGGCCGTGATCGCGGCGGTGGAGCTGCCCGCCTACGACGCGTGCAAGAAGCGCCTGACGCCGGCGCTGGGCGACTCGCCGCTCAACCACCTCGCCTCCAGCGCGCTCGCCAGCCTCGGCAGCGCCGTCGCCAGCACGCCGCTCGACGTCGTGCGG ACGAGGCTAATGAACCAAAGAAAAGTGAAGGATCACATAGCGAAACCGAACGAGAGGATATACAAGGGGACCGTCGACTGCTTCTTACAG ACGGTGCGCAACGAAGGTTTCCTGGCGCTGTACAAGGGTTTCGTGCCGACGTGGCTGCGCATGGGCCCCTGGAACATCATCTTCTTCATCACGTACGAGCAGCTCAAGCAGATGTACTAG
- the LOC115445335 gene encoding CKLF-like MARVEL transmembrane domain-containing protein 5, with translation MFDNFHNNQAPPPEPAAPKKVLRFDRGYLKTLPGILQLVQLLCNIIGFICIKVSWSWVSAIFYNLVYWIGNMVTVFLLLSYTFHLVEKYDRWPWPKYEFFFCGAMSLAYIVCSIFATTIGESVGYAVGFFGLCAIIAYGADAYFKYKAWKRGLPPQ, from the exons ATGTTTGACAACTTCCACAACAACCAGGCACCTCCACCGGAGCCTGCTGCCCCTAAGAAGGTGTTGAGGTTTGACAGAGGATATCTAAAGACATTACCAGGCATATTGCAACTTGTGCAGTTG CTATGCAACATAATCGGCTTCATATGCATAAAAGTGTCATGGTCGTGGGTGTCAGCGATATTCTACAACCTGGTGTATTGGATTGGCAACATGGTTACTGTATTCCTCCTGCTGTCCTACACCTTCCACCTGGTTGAGAAGTATGACAGGTGGCCGTGGCCCAAGTATGAGTTCTTCTTCTGTGGAGCAATGAGCCTGGCTTACATCGTTTGCTCAATATTTGCAACTACAATTGGGGAGAGTGTTGGGTATGCTGTTGGG tttTTCGGCCTTTGCGCAATAATAGCATACGGTGCGGAcgcatattttaaatacaaagcgTGGAAGAGAGGTCTACCACCTCAATAA